The Streptomyces pactum genome contains a region encoding:
- a CDS encoding AAA family ATPase yields MSAQEQTSPNGWRVFHGTGRPPVAPPPLPQAPPWRRFLGTPPQPAPPDEPEAAVRRLGPGDVTPQLGPDEIDTVNAALLLRRPLLITGPPGIGKSTLAYVISRELGLGRVLEWSIVSRTTLRDGLYVHDAMGRAQAIAAWQAGLRTTAAREPDGTGPATAHPEGAAPAPGDVNPTVVSAHSQLPPVLGDFITLGPLGTALLPYDRPRVLLVDELDKSDIDLPNDLLHVLENGSYDVPELVRDAVDTARVHTSDPTGRALVRDGRVECREFPVVVITSNGEREFPAAFRRRCLPLEMRTPSREQLLALVEGHLGVRPEGTERLVDEFVGRVRSGGTHSLDQLLNAVQMTTAGGFQAHGDGRKLVEMLLRDLAKGR; encoded by the coding sequence ATGAGCGCGCAGGAACAGACGTCCCCGAACGGCTGGCGCGTGTTCCACGGCACCGGCCGGCCCCCCGTCGCCCCGCCCCCGCTGCCCCAGGCACCGCCCTGGCGACGCTTCCTCGGCACACCGCCCCAGCCCGCCCCGCCGGACGAGCCGGAGGCCGCGGTGCGCCGGCTGGGCCCCGGCGACGTCACCCCGCAGCTCGGTCCCGACGAGATCGACACCGTCAACGCCGCGCTGCTGCTGCGCCGGCCGCTGCTGATCACCGGTCCGCCCGGAATCGGCAAGTCCACGCTCGCCTACGTGATCTCCCGCGAACTGGGCCTGGGCCGGGTCCTGGAGTGGAGCATCGTCAGCCGGACCACACTGCGGGACGGGCTCTACGTCCACGACGCCATGGGCCGCGCACAGGCTATCGCCGCCTGGCAGGCCGGACTGCGCACCACCGCGGCCCGGGAACCGGACGGGACCGGACCGGCGACGGCCCACCCGGAGGGCGCGGCGCCCGCACCTGGTGACGTCAACCCGACGGTCGTATCAGCACACAGCCAACTCCCGCCCGTTCTCGGGGACTTCATCACCCTCGGGCCACTGGGCACCGCCCTGCTGCCCTACGATCGTCCCCGGGTACTCCTTGTCGACGAGCTCGACAAGAGTGACATCGACCTGCCGAACGACCTGCTGCACGTCCTGGAGAACGGAAGTTATGACGTCCCGGAACTGGTGCGCGACGCCGTGGACACCGCGCGCGTCCACACCAGCGACCCCACCGGCCGGGCACTGGTCCGGGACGGCCGCGTCGAGTGCCGGGAGTTCCCGGTCGTGGTGATCACCAGCAACGGCGAGCGCGAGTTCCCCGCGGCCTTCCGCCGGCGCTGCCTGCCGCTGGAGATGCGCACCCCGAGCCGCGAGCAACTGCTCGCCCTGGTGGAAGGACACCTGGGCGTCCGGCCCGAGGGCACCGAGCGACTGGTGGACGAGTTCGTCGGGCGCGTCCGGTCAGGCGGCACCCACTCCCTGGATCAGCTACTCAACGCTGTGCAGATGACTACCGCGGGTGGTTTCCAGGCGCACGGTGACGGGCGTAAGCTCGTGGAAATGCTGCTCCGCGACCTCGCGAAGGGCCGCTGA
- a CDS encoding nucleotide pyrophosphohydrolase, whose product MTDHPQDLAALQRRLAEFAAARHWQPYHTPKNLAAALSVEASELVEIFQWLTPEQSARVMTDPDTAHRVRDEVADVLAYLLQFCEVLGVDPLAALEAKIERNELRFPVREDREDRDDREG is encoded by the coding sequence GTGACCGATCATCCCCAGGACCTCGCGGCGTTGCAGCGCAGGCTGGCCGAGTTCGCGGCCGCGCGGCACTGGCAGCCGTACCACACGCCCAAGAACCTCGCCGCCGCGCTCAGCGTGGAGGCGTCCGAACTCGTCGAGATCTTCCAGTGGCTGACACCCGAGCAGTCGGCCCGGGTCATGACCGACCCGGACACCGCGCACCGGGTCCGGGACGAGGTCGCCGACGTGCTGGCGTATCTGCTCCAGTTCTGCGAGGTGCTCGGCGTCGACCCGCTGGCCGCGCTGGAGGCGAAGATCGAGCGGAACGAACTCCGGTTCCCGGTACGGGAGGACCGGGAGGACCGGGACGACCGGGAGGGCTGA
- the fxsT gene encoding FxSxx-COOH system tetratricopeptide repeat protein → MTGFPRERASGPGDGDPVSGTSPPSAFPESVEGASGHGAALTAAPARQAAAREQRPPDGPEPSDAHWREVAEAVWLAAYWDRHGGPGTGRPEPATDTAPDRPRPAHPAGTGTETEPGAGTEDARPPEPSSADDGTHAADPAPPSAPALADTASRAAPAPPHDPADRPPPTGPPGGAHDGQAARRPLSPDAEGTFTLHVGRPLLPAEERPRPGPGRTTALLARALHRLARRIPSRHTLELDEEATAEQGVSDGLWLPFLRPARATAFDLVLLVDDAPTMRIWQETCARLVEAAEHSGAFRGVRAVRVHVPRTGTATLRRPDDRATADPAELLDGRGGRVFLVVTDGLSHGWAAPAADDLLGRLGHAGPTALVHLLPPHLRHRTSLYPYQAVLEAGGFGAANEGLGHWAPPGGPDPLRPLPEAGDGSVPVPVLSLKPGSLGTWADLVTGERGVRRSLPVVLAGALAKGAPAPGLRAPRLPRAATAAVRRFFTLATPAARRLATQLAAVPLEFDLVEQLRRRTMPETGPDHLAEILMGGLIDWNSGGEGRPEFADGVREALLATTTRSQLARTVSMVGELPAAGRRGVALRAALHDPAGAALPDPAEGGWVRSELAVMRALSGPYSERARRIEPRLSGRPPSGAAERVGAGLPAGTPTEVNPAGGGGSSGGREGSDPASSNPDEPGDHVPPLVPDATRPEAPEAEQLMQSTTTATPALLVNVPLRNTSFVGRQGLLRAVEEQLSSQDTAAVLPHALHGLGGVGKSQLALEYIYTHQHDYKVICWIPAERESLILATLATLAARLGIAPAGQDSVGSLTANTAVPAVLEALRAGAPYDNWLLVFDNAENVDAVRQYFPTNGPGKVVVTSRNRAWERVATPLPVNVFERSESIELLQKRSPDLSTEDADRLAEALGDLPLAVEQAGAWRAVTGMLVDEYLDLLAQRSPEILELDPTPDYPVSVAAAWDISLERIRQNNPGARQLLDICASMAPEPIPRSMLRGSRGVSVTPDVDPLLRESIKLNRAVRDLSQFSLVRVDPRSDTLQMHRLLQTVLLAKLSADERERMRDAAHQLLSAAKPGPSGSSLEWRAYQALLPHLLASQAVTSTDTYVRDLVYDTAWFLYYWGDHEGAASFARQAWNAWLAASGEEDVQAVRMAKCLAFLLRQTGQVAESLPLTERALEVTRRIGDDPESLIDSLCELSDARGYQGRFEEVRTLTLEARELARSLFGPDDPTALRATHAHCVGLRLCGQFREALPLDQENARQRELLFGPASFFALNALNGLSIDMRESGDYPGARDFQEDVYRRARGTLGDEHPLTLRIARNLAVCRRRDGALTESAKLAEETLRHFRARYGPDHFDSLSTATNLFVDQRLAGDLEASRALAEETVRGLVQRLGVDHAHTLLAQANAAATLRAMGNLDAAQEMEDAVADRLSETVGPHHVLTLTVAIGQANTAYARLDFDRAHQIDEANLPLLAEHAGEDHPLTLSVTANLALDLRGLGRGAEADELQRKAVEGFTRVVRADNPWLLAASRRRRIECDLAPMPI, encoded by the coding sequence ATGACCGGCTTTCCCAGGGAGCGCGCATCCGGACCGGGCGACGGTGATCCCGTATCAGGGACGTCGCCTCCGTCGGCGTTCCCCGAGTCCGTCGAAGGCGCGAGTGGGCACGGAGCGGCGCTCACCGCTGCCCCGGCCCGGCAAGCCGCCGCACGCGAGCAGCGGCCCCCGGACGGACCGGAGCCGTCCGACGCGCACTGGCGGGAGGTCGCCGAAGCGGTCTGGCTCGCCGCGTACTGGGACCGCCACGGCGGCCCGGGCACCGGCCGCCCGGAACCGGCGACGGACACCGCCCCCGACCGTCCGCGGCCCGCTCACCCGGCCGGCACCGGGACGGAGACCGAGCCCGGGGCCGGCACCGAGGACGCACGGCCGCCGGAACCGTCCTCGGCCGACGACGGCACACACGCCGCCGATCCCGCGCCCCCCTCGGCACCGGCCCTCGCCGACACCGCGTCCCGCGCCGCGCCCGCCCCACCGCACGACCCCGCCGACCGGCCCCCGCCCACCGGCCCGCCGGGCGGCGCGCACGACGGACAGGCCGCCCGCCGCCCGCTGTCACCCGACGCCGAGGGCACCTTCACGCTGCACGTCGGGCGGCCGCTGCTGCCCGCCGAGGAACGCCCCCGGCCCGGCCCCGGCCGCACCACCGCGCTGCTCGCCCGGGCCCTGCACCGACTGGCCCGCCGCATCCCCTCCCGCCACACCCTCGAGCTCGACGAGGAGGCCACCGCCGAGCAGGGCGTGTCGGACGGTCTGTGGCTGCCCTTCCTGCGGCCCGCCCGGGCCACCGCCTTCGACCTGGTGCTGCTCGTCGACGACGCCCCGACCATGCGGATCTGGCAGGAGACCTGCGCCCGCCTCGTCGAGGCCGCCGAACACAGCGGAGCCTTCCGCGGCGTCCGCGCCGTCCGGGTCCACGTGCCTCGCACGGGCACCGCCACTCTGCGCCGCCCCGACGACCGCGCCACGGCCGATCCCGCCGAACTCCTCGACGGCAGGGGCGGCCGCGTCTTCCTCGTCGTCACCGACGGGCTCTCCCACGGCTGGGCGGCCCCGGCCGCCGACGACCTGCTCGGCCGCCTCGGTCACGCCGGTCCGACGGCCCTCGTCCACCTGCTGCCGCCGCACCTGCGTCACCGCACCTCCCTCTACCCGTACCAGGCGGTCCTGGAGGCGGGCGGGTTCGGCGCCGCCAACGAGGGTCTCGGGCACTGGGCGCCGCCCGGCGGCCCGGATCCGCTGCGCCCGCTGCCCGAGGCCGGCGACGGCTCCGTTCCGGTGCCCGTGCTGTCCCTCAAACCCGGCTCCCTCGGCACCTGGGCCGACCTCGTCACCGGCGAGCGGGGCGTGCGCCGGTCGCTGCCCGTGGTCCTCGCCGGGGCTCTCGCCAAGGGCGCTCCCGCACCCGGTCTGCGCGCCCCGCGCCTGCCGCGCGCCGCCACCGCCGCCGTACGCCGCTTCTTCACGCTCGCCACCCCCGCCGCCCGCCGGCTCGCCACGCAACTGGCGGCCGTGCCCCTCGAGTTCGACCTCGTGGAGCAGTTACGGCGGCGCACCATGCCGGAGACCGGCCCCGACCACCTCGCCGAGATCCTGATGGGCGGGCTGATCGACTGGAACAGCGGCGGCGAGGGCCGCCCCGAGTTCGCCGACGGGGTCCGCGAGGCTCTGCTCGCCACCACGACCCGCAGTCAACTGGCTCGCACGGTCAGCATGGTGGGCGAGCTGCCGGCCGCCGGACGACGGGGTGTCGCCCTGCGGGCCGCCCTGCACGACCCGGCCGGAGCAGCCCTGCCCGACCCGGCCGAAGGCGGCTGGGTGCGCAGTGAACTGGCCGTGATGCGCGCCCTCTCGGGGCCCTACTCCGAACGGGCAAGGCGCATCGAACCCCGACTCTCCGGACGCCCGCCGTCCGGTGCGGCCGAACGGGTGGGCGCCGGTTTGCCCGCGGGTACACCCACTGAGGTGAACCCTGCGGGCGGCGGGGGATCATCCGGCGGCCGAGAAGGCAGTGATCCAGCGTCGAGCAACCCCGACGAACCTGGAGACCACGTGCCGCCCCTGGTACCCGACGCGACCCGACCCGAAGCCCCGGAGGCTGAGCAGCTCATGCAGAGCACCACGACCGCGACGCCCGCCCTACTGGTGAACGTTCCCCTGCGGAACACCTCGTTCGTCGGCCGGCAGGGGCTGCTGAGGGCCGTGGAGGAGCAACTGAGTTCCCAGGACACGGCCGCGGTGCTGCCGCACGCGCTGCACGGCCTGGGCGGCGTCGGCAAGTCCCAGCTCGCGCTGGAGTACATCTACACCCACCAGCACGACTACAAGGTGATCTGCTGGATCCCCGCCGAGCGGGAGAGCCTCATCCTGGCCACCCTCGCGACCCTCGCCGCCCGGCTGGGCATCGCCCCGGCGGGCCAGGACAGTGTCGGCAGCCTCACGGCCAACACCGCGGTGCCCGCCGTGCTGGAGGCGCTGCGCGCCGGGGCGCCGTACGACAACTGGCTCCTCGTCTTCGACAACGCGGAGAACGTCGACGCCGTGCGCCAGTACTTCCCCACCAACGGCCCGGGGAAGGTCGTGGTCACCTCCCGCAACCGCGCCTGGGAGCGGGTGGCCACCCCGCTGCCGGTGAACGTCTTCGAGCGCTCCGAGTCGATCGAGCTGCTCCAGAAGCGCTCGCCCGACCTGTCCACCGAGGACGCCGACCGGCTCGCCGAGGCCCTCGGCGATCTGCCCCTGGCCGTCGAACAGGCGGGCGCCTGGCGGGCGGTCACCGGCATGCTCGTGGACGAGTACCTCGACCTGCTCGCGCAGCGCAGTCCCGAGATCCTCGAGCTCGACCCCACCCCCGACTACCCGGTCTCCGTCGCCGCCGCCTGGGACATCTCGCTGGAGCGCATCCGGCAGAACAACCCGGGAGCCCGGCAGCTCCTCGACATCTGCGCCAGCATGGCACCGGAGCCGATCCCGCGGTCCATGCTGCGCGGCAGCCGCGGGGTCAGCGTGACCCCCGACGTCGACCCGCTGCTGCGCGAGTCGATCAAACTGAACCGGGCCGTACGCGACCTCAGCCAGTTCTCCCTGGTGAGGGTGGACCCGCGGTCCGACACCCTGCAGATGCACCGCCTGCTCCAGACGGTGCTCCTGGCCAAACTGAGCGCCGACGAGCGCGAACGGATGCGGGACGCCGCCCACCAACTGCTGTCGGCGGCCAAGCCCGGCCCCTCCGGTTCCTCGCTGGAATGGCGCGCGTACCAGGCGCTGCTGCCCCACCTCCTCGCCTCGCAGGCGGTGACCAGCACCGACACCTACGTGCGCGACCTGGTCTACGACACCGCGTGGTTCCTCTACTACTGGGGAGACCACGAGGGTGCCGCCTCCTTCGCGCGCCAGGCGTGGAACGCCTGGCTGGCGGCGTCCGGCGAGGAGGACGTCCAGGCCGTCCGCATGGCCAAGTGCCTGGCCTTCCTGCTGCGCCAGACCGGTCAGGTCGCCGAGTCCCTGCCGCTCACCGAGCGGGCACTGGAGGTGACCCGCCGGATCGGCGACGATCCGGAGAGCCTGATCGACTCCCTGTGCGAGCTGTCCGACGCGCGGGGCTACCAGGGCCGCTTCGAGGAGGTCCGGACCCTGACCCTGGAGGCCAGGGAGCTGGCCCGCTCCCTGTTCGGGCCGGACGACCCGACCGCCCTGCGCGCCACCCACGCCCACTGCGTGGGCCTCAGACTGTGCGGACAGTTCCGGGAGGCGCTGCCCCTCGACCAGGAGAACGCCCGGCAGCGCGAACTGCTCTTCGGCCCCGCGAGCTTCTTCGCCCTCAACGCGCTCAACGGCCTCTCCATCGACATGCGCGAGAGCGGCGACTACCCCGGTGCCCGGGACTTCCAGGAGGACGTCTACCGCCGCGCCCGCGGCACCCTCGGTGACGAGCACCCGCTGACCCTGCGCATCGCCCGCAACCTGGCGGTGTGCCGCCGCCGCGACGGAGCGCTCACCGAGTCCGCCAAGCTCGCCGAGGAGACCCTGCGGCACTTCCGGGCCCGCTACGGCCCCGATCACTTCGACTCTCTGTCGACCGCGACGAACCTGTTCGTCGACCAGCGACTGGCCGGTGACCTGGAGGCCTCGCGCGCGCTGGCCGAGGAGACCGTGCGCGGCCTTGTGCAGCGCCTCGGCGTGGACCACGCGCACACGCTCCTGGCGCAGGCCAACGCCGCCGCGACACTGCGGGCGATGGGTAACCTCGACGCCGCGCAGGAGATGGAGGACGCCGTGGCGGACCGGCTGAGCGAGACCGTGGGTCCGCACCACGTCCTCACCCTCACCGTGGCCATCGGACAGGCGAACACGGCGTACGCGCGGCTCGACTTCGACCGGGCGCACCAGATCGACGAGGCCAATCTGCCGCTGCTGGCCGAGCATGCGGGGGAGGATCATCCGCTGACCCTGTCGGTGACGGCGAACCTCGCCCTCGACCTGCGCGGGCTCGGCCGGGGAGCCGAGGCGGACGAACTGCAGCGCAAGGCGGTGGAGGGCTTCACCCGCGTGGTCCGTGCCGACAACCCCTGGCTCCTGGCGGCAAGCCGGCGCCGCCGCATCGAGTGCGACCTGGCTCCCATGCCGATCTAG
- a CDS encoding LLM class F420-dependent oxidoreductase, with product MDLRIFTEPQQGATYDTLLTVAKATEDLGFDAFFRSDHYLRMGSVDGLPGPTDAWITLAGLARETKRIRLGTLMTAGTFRLPGVLAIQVAQVDQMSGGRVELGLGAGWFEEEHKAYGIPFPKEKLARLEEQLAIVTGLWATETGKTFDFHGTFYDITESPALPKPAQAKVPVLIGGHGATRTPRLAGQYADEFNMPFASIEDTERQFGRVRAAAEAAGRAADALTYSNALVACVGKDDAEVARRAAVIGREVEELKANGLAGSPAEVVEKIGRYAEAGAQRIYLQILDLDDLDHLELISSQVQSQLT from the coding sequence ATGGATCTCCGTATCTTCACCGAGCCCCAGCAGGGGGCCACCTACGACACCTTGCTCACCGTGGCCAAGGCCACCGAGGACCTGGGCTTCGACGCCTTCTTCCGCAGCGACCACTACCTCCGCATGGGCTCCGTGGACGGCCTTCCCGGTCCCACCGACGCCTGGATCACCCTGGCCGGCCTCGCTCGCGAGACCAAGCGCATCCGGCTCGGCACCCTCATGACCGCCGGCACCTTCCGGCTGCCCGGCGTCCTCGCCATCCAGGTCGCGCAGGTCGACCAGATGTCGGGCGGCCGGGTCGAACTGGGCCTGGGCGCCGGCTGGTTCGAGGAGGAGCACAAGGCGTACGGCATCCCCTTCCCGAAGGAGAAGCTCGCCCGCCTGGAAGAGCAGTTGGCGATCGTCACCGGTCTGTGGGCCACCGAGACCGGCAAGACCTTCGACTTCCACGGCACGTTCTACGACATCACCGAGTCGCCCGCGCTGCCCAAGCCCGCGCAGGCCAAGGTGCCCGTGCTCATCGGCGGCCACGGCGCCACCCGCACGCCGCGGCTGGCCGGTCAGTACGCCGACGAGTTCAACATGCCGTTCGCCTCGATCGAGGACACCGAGCGCCAGTTCGGCCGGGTGCGGGCCGCCGCCGAGGCGGCCGGCCGCGCGGCGGACGCCCTCACCTACTCCAACGCCCTCGTCGCCTGCGTCGGCAAGGACGACGCCGAGGTCGCCCGACGCGCCGCCGTCATCGGCCGCGAGGTCGAGGAGCTGAAGGCCAACGGCCTCGCGGGCTCCCCGGCCGAGGTCGTCGAGAAGATCGGCCGCTACGCCGAGGCCGGCGCCCAGCGGATCTACCTCCAGATCCTCGACCTCGACGACCTGGACCACCTGGAGCTGATCTCCTCCCAGGTCCAGTCCCAGCTCACGTGA
- a CDS encoding DUF6099 family protein, translating into MDAVRLIVTSGRALEAGGEVPDILTEVWQVQALAQAIGSRLAVSGPPELRGEALGLTELAGRGCGVLRTPELAPGELRAAQLTELGDARQALMRLGTLLGETGIALVGIACAADDEATYWQCMEAIDAADESRDRVMEMLRKLADRDAELPEREAG; encoded by the coding sequence ATGGACGCTGTGCGGCTCATCGTGACGAGTGGCCGTGCCCTGGAAGCCGGCGGCGAGGTGCCGGACATCCTGACGGAGGTGTGGCAGGTGCAGGCCCTGGCGCAGGCGATCGGCAGTCGGCTGGCGGTCTCCGGACCACCCGAACTGCGCGGCGAGGCACTGGGGCTGACCGAGCTCGCGGGCCGCGGCTGCGGAGTGCTGCGTACTCCGGAGCTGGCCCCGGGTGAGCTGCGCGCCGCCCAGCTCACCGAACTGGGCGACGCGCGCCAGGCCCTGATGCGCCTCGGCACCCTGCTGGGCGAGACCGGCATCGCCCTGGTCGGCATCGCCTGCGCCGCGGACGACGAGGCAACGTACTGGCAGTGCATGGAGGCCATCGACGCGGCGGACGAGTCGCGGGACCGGGTCATGGAGATGCTGCGCAAGCTGGCGGACCGCGACGCGGAGTTACCGGAGCGGGAGGCCGGCTAG
- a CDS encoding cell division protein SepF, with the protein MNSHDVTDEQWEGLAQVVPLRGRDAWPSAVGHRAMPEAETETRRRFVVLRVNVFADAREVAEILMAGIPVLLDLTNAETEVAKRVLDFSTGVVFGLASGMHRVDRNVFLLTPAGTEVNGLMESAAEVPGV; encoded by the coding sequence GTGAACAGCCACGACGTCACCGATGAACAGTGGGAAGGGCTCGCCCAGGTCGTTCCGTTGCGCGGGCGCGACGCATGGCCGTCCGCGGTCGGCCACCGGGCGATGCCGGAGGCGGAGACGGAGACCCGCCGCCGTTTCGTCGTGCTGCGGGTCAACGTGTTCGCGGACGCCCGGGAGGTCGCCGAGATCCTCATGGCGGGCATCCCGGTCCTGCTGGACCTGACCAATGCCGAGACCGAGGTCGCCAAGCGGGTCCTGGACTTCAGTACGGGCGTCGTCTTCGGCCTGGCCAGCGGCATGCACCGCGTCGACCGCAACGTCTTCCTGCTGACACCGGCCGGTACCGAGGTGAACGGGCTGATGGAGAGCGCGGCGGAGGTACCCGGCGTGTGA
- a CDS encoding effector-associated domain 2-containing protein, with translation METGAGSGGAEGEAGHARGLALLLELTEALCGLGCTEDPQGRGQFAAVLGDQLGRPVDLRGVKQREDVVTLVRTALNVAGGEHVLVAVVRILEGPLAGDELDRLIAPDPPAAPGAPPGPLGSDDETGARAVLARGELPAGRLRDDLAEELNGLDLPTGLLPDQLFLHVLAWNAQPDGLPPAVLLLDRAALLAATSGHRAALTDWVDDWAKRAGLPQELRRRREARTRVARDPDIPRVLIVAVEPARDGSDDVVVRPWLNTVPGHWDPQPGAPAVTTLDALGPAVDDALRQGARLWTGPGEPAPGGRGQPSAYVEFVLPYDLLNHDVAGLTYRIGDGRPLPLGLKYGVHLRSLERMRTDDALVRHQWQERWQALRQHGVGVHGWSEPDASRLDAWQATLAGDTRHTAVVLDAPARVSAMEALKAAIAEGIGLAVWDRRGAFPEERREVVTAVFAAVPTPGQIPLAIHRLRQNAELNRRGPGRLLGRHIGFFWDDPTRIVDMHTNEPGDLAGEEAPA, from the coding sequence GTGGAGACAGGCGCGGGATCCGGCGGAGCCGAGGGCGAGGCCGGGCATGCGCGAGGACTGGCCCTGCTGCTGGAGCTGACCGAGGCCCTGTGCGGACTCGGCTGCACGGAGGACCCCCAGGGGCGGGGTCAGTTCGCCGCGGTGCTCGGGGACCAGTTGGGCCGCCCCGTCGACCTGCGCGGTGTCAAACAGCGCGAGGACGTGGTCACCCTGGTCCGCACCGCCCTGAACGTGGCGGGCGGGGAGCACGTACTCGTCGCAGTGGTGCGCATCCTCGAAGGCCCCCTGGCCGGCGACGAACTGGACCGGCTGATCGCCCCCGATCCGCCCGCCGCGCCCGGGGCGCCGCCGGGCCCGCTCGGCAGCGACGACGAGACCGGCGCGCGCGCCGTCCTCGCCCGGGGCGAGCTCCCGGCCGGCCGGCTGCGCGACGACCTCGCCGAGGAACTCAACGGCCTCGACCTGCCCACCGGGCTCTTACCCGACCAGCTCTTCCTCCACGTCCTCGCGTGGAACGCCCAGCCGGACGGCCTGCCGCCCGCCGTCCTCCTCCTGGACCGGGCGGCCCTGCTCGCCGCCACGTCCGGTCACCGCGCTGCTCTGACGGACTGGGTCGACGACTGGGCGAAGCGGGCCGGCCTCCCCCAGGAGCTGCGGCGGCGCCGGGAGGCCCGCACCCGGGTCGCGAGGGACCCCGACATCCCCCGCGTCCTGATCGTCGCGGTGGAGCCCGCCCGGGACGGCTCCGACGACGTCGTCGTACGCCCCTGGCTCAACACCGTGCCGGGCCACTGGGACCCGCAGCCCGGCGCGCCGGCGGTGACCACCCTGGACGCGCTCGGCCCGGCCGTCGACGACGCGCTGCGGCAGGGCGCCCGGCTGTGGACCGGGCCGGGAGAGCCGGCCCCCGGTGGACGCGGGCAGCCGTCGGCGTACGTGGAGTTCGTCCTTCCGTACGACCTCCTCAACCACGATGTGGCGGGTTTGACGTACCGCATCGGCGACGGGCGGCCGTTGCCGCTCGGTCTGAAGTACGGGGTGCACCTACGGAGTCTGGAGCGGATGCGCACCGACGACGCGCTGGTGCGACACCAGTGGCAGGAGCGCTGGCAGGCGCTGCGGCAGCACGGGGTCGGCGTGCACGGCTGGAGCGAGCCGGACGCCTCGCGACTCGACGCGTGGCAGGCGACACTCGCGGGGGACACCAGACACACGGCCGTGGTGCTGGACGCCCCGGCCCGGGTCTCCGCCATGGAGGCACTCAAGGCGGCCATAGCGGAAGGCATCGGGCTGGCGGTGTGGGACCGCAGAGGAGCCTTCCCCGAGGAGCGGCGCGAGGTGGTGACGGCCGTGTTCGCCGCGGTGCCGACACCCGGTCAGATCCCGCTCGCCATCCACCGCCTGCGGCAGAACGCCGAACTGAACCGGCGGGGGCCCGGCCGGCTCCTGGGGCGGCACATCGGATTCTTCTGGGATGATCCCACTCGAATTGTCGACATGCACACAAACGAACCCGGCGATCTCGCCGGCGAGGAGGCACCGGCATGA
- a CDS encoding ATP-binding protein: protein MAVSTASTVSAAPAPPHPDRPRITELRLSAFAGHRRAVLRLGPLTVLAGPSGSGKTSALRAYDALARLGGGAQLGAVFPDPVACVPERARPDAQHRRGFRIGCTADGAAGPVHLDVAVQAEPELRIVGERLTADGVVLLQTALRDPGRRAVQAAWHTAGAAPVTRAPLPDDRLGTPLLPLRVAGKTDGQRRVLAAAEQMVVALRSVFACDPRPGRMREPVPTGSGRLLGGCDNLADVLWRTRAECGRRHAQFVAAVRAGCAGPVADVLAEPVAGGVVRALLDRGDGTRTGLARLGYGELRYLALALVLFTGPGVLEVDPAGEVPAALQTLTVLTDGFDRGLDARQRTELLRLAARMCDRGHIRLVAAASDATWAAGTDGVTVVDLGP from the coding sequence ATGGCCGTGTCAACTGCGTCAACGGTGTCCGCCGCTCCCGCCCCGCCCCATCCGGACCGGCCCCGCATCACGGAGCTGCGGCTGTCCGCCTTCGCCGGGCACCGGCGCGCCGTGCTGCGGCTCGGGCCGCTCACGGTGCTCGCCGGGCCCAGCGGCAGCGGCAAGACCAGCGCGCTGAGGGCGTACGACGCACTGGCCCGGCTCGGGGGCGGCGCCCAACTCGGCGCGGTGTTCCCCGACCCGGTCGCCTGCGTGCCCGAGCGGGCCCGGCCCGACGCCCAGCACCGCCGGGGCTTCCGCATCGGCTGCACGGCCGACGGCGCCGCGGGCCCGGTGCACCTGGACGTCGCCGTGCAGGCCGAGCCCGAGTTGCGCATCGTGGGGGAGCGGTTGACGGCGGACGGCGTCGTACTGCTGCAGACGGCCCTGCGCGACCCCGGCCGGCGTGCCGTGCAGGCGGCCTGGCACACCGCCGGGGCGGCGCCCGTGACCCGGGCCCCGCTGCCGGACGACCGGCTCGGCACGCCGCTGCTGCCGCTGCGGGTGGCCGGCAAGACGGACGGGCAGCGCAGGGTGCTGGCCGCGGCCGAGCAGATGGTCGTCGCCCTGCGCTCCGTCTTCGCCTGCGACCCGCGGCCCGGCCGGATGCGGGAGCCCGTGCCCACCGGCTCCGGGCGCCTGCTCGGCGGCTGCGACAACCTCGCCGACGTGCTGTGGCGCACCCGCGCCGAGTGCGGGCGGCGGCACGCGCAGTTCGTCGCGGCGGTACGCGCCGGATGCGCGGGCCCCGTCGCGGACGTCCTGGCCGAGCCCGTCGCCGGCGGTGTGGTGCGCGCGCTGCTGGACCGGGGCGACGGCACCCGCACCGGCCTCGCGCGCCTCGGCTACGGCGAGCTGCGCTACCTCGCCCTCGCCCTGGTGCTGTTCACCGGCCCCGGTGTGCTCGAGGTCGACCCGGCCGGCGAGGTGCCCGCGGCCTTGCAGACCCTCACGGTCCTCACCGACGGCTTCGACCGGGGCCTGGACGCGCGGCAGCGGACCGAACTGCTCCGACTGGCGGCCCGGATGTGCGACCGGGGGCACATCCGCCTCGTCGCGGCGGCCTCGGACGCCACGTGGGCGGCCGGTACGGACGGCGTCACGGTGGTAGACCTGGGCCCGTGA